The nucleotide sequence ACAGATACAGAGCATGAGTCATGCACCAGAAGGCGCGCAAGTTCTTAAAAAGCTCCCTTTTATTGATACAAAGGATGAGCTAATCGTACGTCAGAGAGAAGTGTCAGCAGCTATGAAATTGCTCTCAGGCGCTGATAGGCTCATTATCCACTCATTCCCTGCAATACAAGAAACGCTCTCATCTCTTGATGATCCTACCCAAGGAGCTGAAGGGTATGAACTGCTTGATCTAGCGCGGTATATCCGTAGTGCAGAGCATCTGTATAAGCATATGGAATCTGTGCAGGATCCTGATGGATACTTTTCGGTGTTGGGACCGCTTTTCGGAGAAGGGTTGCCACATGAATTGTTGGCTTTTGCTGACCAAACAGAGGGCACGCTCGATGATAGTGGTCAGGTAAGAAACACCCATCCAAGAATAAGTGTTCTCTTCCGACAGGTGGAAGCAGCCAAGAGTGAGCGGTCCCGCTTTTGTGCCCAGTTCATCAGAAGCAATCCTACTGCAGTGCAAACAGACCAGGAAGCAATGAGGGATGGAAGATTGGTCATTCCCGTAAGAAGTGACCGGAGAAGTCAGGTACAAGGATTTATCTCAAGTAGTTCCAGTTCAGGAAATACCGTATTCATGGAACCCTATACCCTTGTAGAGATGAACAATTCGGTGATGATGGCACAAAACCAAATACTCATGGAAATAGCCAAGATTCTCAGGGAACTGAACAGCAGTGCGAGAGCACTTAGAACACAGCTGAACGCTTTGTCTACACGTATTGGCATGCTTGATGCCATTTTCTCTATTGCTCTTTGGGCTCTGGACACACATTGCACTGCTACTGACCTCATGACGAACCGATGCAACTTGGAACAGGCCCGCCATCCATTGCTGGGCAGAAAAGCTGTTCCTATTTCCATTGCACTCGAAGAAGGTGTACGGGCAGTGGTCATCAGCGGTCCGAATGCCGGTGGAAAGACAGTTACGATCAAGACTGTGGGGTTGTTTGCGCTGCTTAATCAATACTGTGGGTTCATACCCGCAAAAGAGGGGAGCAGCCTGCCCTTGTTTGACAATCTGTTTACTGATATTGGTGACGAACAGTCGATTGAGGAAGCGCTCTCAACGTTCAGTGGCCATATGAAACAGATTGGTTACATTCTGAGAAACATGAGCGAAAGGAGTTTGGTTATTCTTGATGAACTTGGCAGTGGTACTGATCCTGTCGAAGGGTCTGCAATTGCACGCTCTGTACTTGAATTCTGTTTGGAGAAAGCAAAACTGACATTGGTAACGAGCCATCATGGAGTGCTCAAGCAGTTTGCCTATGCAAAGAAGGAAGTGATCAATGCTTCTATGGAGTTCAATGAACACTCACATATGCCAACCTTCAGGGTAATACAAGGGTTGCCGGGAGAGAGCCACGCGATCGATACTGCCCGTTATATGAAACTTCCTGAGGAAGTCATATCTCGTGCTGAACAATACCTTGGCAGTGAAGCGGTCCAGATTGCTTCCATCATCAAGGATCTTGAGGAAAAACGAAAAGAGCTTGAGAGGCAGGAAGAAAAAACCCAAAAACGGTATTACTCGCTTCAGCAAGAAGTGAAACAACTTCAGCTCAAGGAGCTTCGAGTACGTCAAAGAGAAGCTCAGCTCAAGGATGAACAAACAACTGAGCTCGCTCGATTCATGAGCGCCAAGCGAAAAGAGTTGGAAAATCTTGTAAAGACCATGAGGGAAGGTGAACTGGATAAGGCCAAGCGTAAACAGGTAAAAGCGTATGTACAAAGCCTTGAGGATAGGGTACAGGATGAACAATCAATGCTTGAACAGAGCGAAGAGGAGCTTTCAGCGTTGGAGGTCCAAAATCCAACAGAGTTCAGTGAAGGTATGGAAGTACTCTGTGGTACAGCTAAACGAATGGGAAAAATCCTGAAAAAACAGGGAAGGAACAAGTATCTTGTCGCGATTGGATCGATGCGAATGACGCTCGAGGGCAAGCAATTGCAAGCAATCAAAGAGCAACAGAAAAAAGTATTGGTGTCGTACCATAGCAGTACTCCGCGGCCTAAACTGATGCTTGACCTGAGAGGGTATACCCTGGAGGAAGCTCTCTCTTCCCTTGAACAGCAGATTGAAAGCTGTTTGGTTCATGGTGTTTCTCAATTCTCCGTTATCCATGG is from uncultured Sphaerochaeta sp. and encodes:
- a CDS encoding Smr/MutS family protein, giving the protein MKRNLSGWGRMTVQNPGSNEWREMNHKSIEELGFFQVLQQIQSMSHAPEGAQVLKKLPFIDTKDELIVRQREVSAAMKLLSGADRLIIHSFPAIQETLSSLDDPTQGAEGYELLDLARYIRSAEHLYKHMESVQDPDGYFSVLGPLFGEGLPHELLAFADQTEGTLDDSGQVRNTHPRISVLFRQVEAAKSERSRFCAQFIRSNPTAVQTDQEAMRDGRLVIPVRSDRRSQVQGFISSSSSSGNTVFMEPYTLVEMNNSVMMAQNQILMEIAKILRELNSSARALRTQLNALSTRIGMLDAIFSIALWALDTHCTATDLMTNRCNLEQARHPLLGRKAVPISIALEEGVRAVVISGPNAGGKTVTIKTVGLFALLNQYCGFIPAKEGSSLPLFDNLFTDIGDEQSIEEALSTFSGHMKQIGYILRNMSERSLVILDELGSGTDPVEGSAIARSVLEFCLEKAKLTLVTSHHGVLKQFAYAKKEVINASMEFNEHSHMPTFRVIQGLPGESHAIDTARYMKLPEEVISRAEQYLGSEAVQIASIIKDLEEKRKELERQEEKTQKRYYSLQQEVKQLQLKELRVRQREAQLKDEQTTELARFMSAKRKELENLVKTMREGELDKAKRKQVKAYVQSLEDRVQDEQSMLEQSEEELSALEVQNPTEFSEGMEVLCGTAKRMGKILKKQGRNKYLVAIGSMRMTLEGKQLQAIKEQQKKVLVSYHSSTPRPKLMLDLRGYTLEEALSSLEQQIESCLVHGVSQFSVIHGYGDGILSRGISSYLEEHRSIRGFRFATPEDGGMGKTYVEL